The region GCCTTCCGTTCTGGTGCGGACCTCTGACGCAAAGGGGAGGCCGGTCTGCTCGGTCACGGGAAGGCCGTCCATGTCCGCGCGGATCAGGAGGACCGGGCCGCTGCCATTCTTCAGCACTGCCACTACGCCCGTTCCGCCGACCTTTTCAGTGACATCGAATTTCATGGATTTCAGACGTCGAGCGAGTTTGGCGGCGGTCGCCACTTCTTGCTCCGACAGTTCGGGATTGGCGTGCAGGTCGCGGTAGAGCGCCATCAAGCCATCCATGTCGCGGGCGATGGCGGCGGCGATTTCACTGGAGGGGGCAAGGGACGGAGCCGGAGCGGAGGAGGTTCCGGCCTGCTGCGCCGTGGCGGCGGACGAAAGGCTGGCGGCGGCCATGATGACCCACAACGCGTGATGCACTGACAATTCTCCCTGTTATGCGGGAAGCATAGGGGGAAATTTCCGGCTGTTAAGGGTGTGATGACATGGGATGCCAGGGTTACTTAAGACTGTCCGCGCAGAGGCGGGCTTGAAGCGATGCGCGGGCGTGGGTTCGACAAGCTCAGCCCGAACGAAGGTTGGGAGCGGCCAAATGCGTGCACATGCAAAAAAGCGTCCGCCCCTTGCGGGACGAACGCTTTCCCCTGATCGCTATGGGAAGAGATCAGAAGTGGAAGATCACGCCAGCAGTCGGACGGAAGCTGTCGAAATCATAGGTTTCGGTCTGGAAACGCAGGCGGATGCCGCTGTTGCCGGTGATGCCGCCCAAGCCAATGTCCTTGGGTCCGACTTCAACGCCAGCGCCGTACATCCAGTCCTTGCGGTCCGGCCAACCCTGCTTGCCGTTGACCCACTGATAACCGGCGGAGGCGAAGATCATGCCGCTTTCACCAGCGCGCGCGCCGAAACGGCCCTTTACGCCATATTCCCAGTCAATGTCCGACCAGCCCTTGGTCGCGTTGCCTTCGACGCCGACAAAGACCGGGCCTAGCGGAACGTTGACGCCAGCGACGCCGCTGACGATCGCGCCGCTCATGATCGTTTCGCCGGGAACGCTGCCGAATTCCGAACGGCGATCGAAGCTGTGCCAACCGCCAAGGATACCGACATAGGGTTCGACGCCGAACGCAGGCGTGCCGTCAGGCGCGGCTTCTTCCTGCGCATAGGCGATCGAAGGCAGCGCCGCGAACATCGCGGCTGCGAGAAGATATTTTTTCATGTGAGGCTACTCCCTTGAGCCTTGTTTCCGGTTGCCCAAGTGAAACGGAGCCGCAGGGGATAGTTTCCCCCTAATAAAACAAAAGCTTCCGACCGTTGCCAATATGCCACGCTGTCATTGGGCGGTCCAACCGCCGTCGATGTTCATGTTCGCGCCGGTGATATTGGCGGCCGCGTCGCTGCACAGGAACAGCGCCATGGCGGCGACCTGATCCACCGTCACGAACTGCTTGGTCGGCTGACCGGCGAGCAGCACATCATTCATCACCTGCTCGCGAGTCATGTTGCGTGCCTTCATCGTGTCGGGAATCTGGTTTTCGACGAGCGGCGTCCAGACATAGCCGGGCGAGATGCAATTGGCCGTCACGCCGAAGGTGGCCAGTTCCAGCGCCAGCGTCTTGGTCAGTCCCGCAAGGCCGTGCTTGGCGGTGACATAGGCGCTCTTGAAAGGGGATGCGGTAAGCGAATGGGCGCTTGCTGTCTGGATGATGCGGCCCCATTTTTTCGACTTCATATAGGGCACGGCCAGCCGCGATGTATGAAAAGCGCTGGTCAGGTTGAGCGCGATGATAAGGTCCCATTTTTCGACCGGGAAATCCTCCACCGGGGCGACATATTGCATACCCGCATTGTTGATGAGGATATCGACGCCGCCGAATGTGTAGGCCGCCTCCTCCATCATCGCTTCGATTTCAGCCGCTTTGGTCAGGTCATGCCCGCTGTAGAGCGCCTTGGCGCCGCTGGCCTGTTCCAGCGCCAGCCGTTCCTGTTCGATCGCGTGAGGATCGCCGAAGCCGTTGATGACGATATTCGCGCCTTCTGCGGCGAGCGTCTTTGCATAGGCAAGGCCGATGCCGGAGGTGGAGCCCGTAATCAGGGCGGTCTTTCCAGCGAGGGACTTGCTCATGCATTCTTCTCCTTCAGATGGTCGGGCGCGTCGAGGTCGAAGCTCGCGCTTTTCCCATTGATGATATTGCGGGCGATCAGATCGCCCTTGTGCATCACGCCTTCCACCGCTTCCCGGCCCTGGCTCCAGTGATCGAGCATGGTGGAGCGGGAAAATTCAAAATCGCGCGCGCCGCTTTCCCATGCGCGGCTGCGGTAGATCAGGTGCACGATGTTGATGGAGCCGCGGTCGAGCATCTGGCGCAGACGCTGGGCCTCATGGTCGTCCCTCAGGTCAGGCGGCAGCTTGTCCAACAGGGCCTTGATCGCCTTATGCTCGCGGCGAAGGCGCAGATACTGGTCGGTGACCTGCCGCGTGCGGCTGGAATATTGAATGTCCTTTGCGCGCGAATAGACGTCGGTCATCTGGCGCGGCTTCGGCCCTTCGGCAGGGAACAGATCGACCTGGAAAACCAGCATGTCGTCGGTCTGATGTTCCAGCACATGAGCGAGCGGCGTGTTTGAAACCAGGCCACCGTCCCAATAGCAGCGGCCGTCGATCTCGATCGGGGGCAGGCCCGGC is a window of Sphingobium sp. MI1205 DNA encoding:
- a CDS encoding 3-hydroxybutyrate dehydrogenase; this translates as MSKSLAGKTALITGSTSGIGLAYAKTLAAEGANIVINGFGDPHAIEQERLALEQASGAKALYSGHDLTKAAEIEAMMEEAAYTFGGVDILINNAGMQYVAPVEDFPVEKWDLIIALNLTSAFHTSRLAVPYMKSKKWGRIIQTASAHSLTASPFKSAYVTAKHGLAGLTKTLALELATFGVTANCISPGYVWTPLVENQIPDTMKARNMTREQVMNDVLLAGQPTKQFVTVDQVAAMALFLCSDAAANITGANMNIDGGWTAQ